GGCTGCGCTTCACGCCCGAGCGAGCGGGCACCTATGTTCTGCGGGCACGAACCCTCAGCGGCCTGGAAGGCGGAGCCTACAGTCTGTCCCTGGCCCAGCGCGCGGCACCGCCGCGCCTGCCACGGCCGACCTCGATCCGCGTAGGGCAGACCCTGCGCGGCAGTCTGGGGTCGCGGGACCCCGAGACCGAAGAGGGTGTGCGCTTCGACCACTTTTCCTTCCGCGGAGCCGCAGGCGACCGGTTCACGATTGCCTTGGACAGCGAGGCCTTCGACCCGGTCGTGTCGGTCGGACGAATGGCGGACGGCGAGTTCGCCGAGCTGGCCTATAACGACGACTTCGCTGACACGCTGAACGCGCGACTGGTCTTCACCCTGCCGACAGCGGGTGAGTATGTCATCCGCGCGACCGCCTTGGGCGGCGAAGGGGGAGGCGACTACACCCTGTCGCTGCTGGAAGGCCCGCCGCCGGTCGAGGCCGTTCCCATCGCGATCGGCGACACGGTTGAAGGCGAGCTGGATGAGGGGGATGCGCTGAACGAGACCGGCTCGCGCGCCGACGCCTACCGCTTCACCGGGACGGCGGGTCAGCGGGTGCGGATCGGCGTGTCGTCGGACGATTTCGACACCTATCTGCAGCTGTTCCAGGACGCGAACGGTGTCCGCACGGCCCTGGTCGAGGACGACGACGGCGCGGGCCAGGGGACGAACTCGCGTCTGACCCACACCCTGCCAGCGGACGGCAGCTATGTGGTCGAGGTCCGTGCCTTTGCGGACGGGGGAGCGGGTGCCTATTCGCTGGTCATGTCCGAAGCTCCGCCCGAGCGCGTGCCCGAGGCCCTGGCCTATGGCGCGACGATCCAGGGCGAGATCGACGCCGAGGATCCGACCGACGACCAGGAGCGGGGCTTCGACACCTATCGATTCGATGGTGTGGAAGGTCAGCGGGTTCAAGTGATCATGCGGTCGGGCGATTTCGACGCCTTTCTGGCGATCTCATCGGCTGACGGCGAGTTCAGCGAACTGGCCAGCGACGACGATGGTCTGGGCCAGGGGACGGACTCGCGCCTGACATTCACCCTCCCGACGACCGGGAGCTATGTGGTGCGGGCATCGCCGCTCGTGACCCAGAGCGATGGTCTGTATTCCATTGAGTTGATCGATCGCGGGCCGCAGCCCGTGGCCGGGAGCGTTCTGGTGGGAGAGACCGCGCGAGGAAGCCTGACCGACACGGACGCCATGGCACCGGACGGCAGCTTTTACGACGCCTATGGGTTCGAGGCGAAGGCGGGCGAGACTCTGATTTTCACCATGGTTTCCAATAGCGTGGACGCGTTCCTGATCGTGGGACGCGAAAACGGCGGTGAAGAGATCGAGGTTCTGGCCAGCGACGACGATAGCCTGTCGGACACCCATGCTAAGGTGGAGTGGGAAGTGCCGGATGACGGCACCTACGTCGTGCGGGCAGGGACTTTCGGACAGGCGGAAACGGGCCCCTACGCCCTGACGGTCAGCCGCAAGCCCTGACGGCATTCGTCCGTCAGGCGTCGTCAGATGCACAAAGCCTGATTTCCGTGTATCGGGGATATGGAAGGTGGGGGGAAACGCAGGAACCTGCGGCCACCGGAACGATGATGTTTCAACCGGCTACGGCCTCGCAGGATTTCGACCCATGACTCGCCTCTTCATCGCGGCTCTCGCGCCGTTCGCTCTGGCCGCTGCGCCGATGACCGCCGCTGCGATGCCGGTCTCGACAGCCGTGGTCGCGCCTGCGGTGGCCCAGGACGAAGCCGCCGAACAGGTGTTCAACTTCCTGGCTCTGTGCATGGCGGCCGATATCGTCGAGACCCAGCAAGGGGTGGAGTCTACGCCGGAACGCGAGGTGGGCACCGAGAAGATTTTCGACCTGTTGATGCTGGCGGGCCAGAACACAGGCCGGACCGAAGACCAGATGGCCGAGGTCGTGGCTGGTTACGCGGCGGCCTGGCTGGCCGATGCCTCGCTGTTGCAGTCGTCGCCCCCGGCGAGCGTGCGCCAGCAGTGCCTCGACACGATCGACGCAGCCTGATCCAGGCCGCGCTTTCCACCAACTCCACAGCATTTAGCTCGGACATCGTCCGAAAAGGACCCTTGATGCGCTACGCTTCCCTCCTGCTGGCCGCTTCGGCCGCCGCCGCGACCCTGGCCGCTGCGGGTGCCGCCAGTGCCCAGAGCAATATCCGCGTCGGCCAGACCGTGAACGGCAGCCTTTCCGCCAGCGATCCCAAGCTTTCGACCGACGACAGTAGCTATGACTGCTACGTCTTCCAGGCCCAGGCGGGGTCCTGGTATCAGGTCGATTACAAGTCGAGCGCGTTCGACGCGTTCGTCGCCGTGGGTCAGGGCCGGAACTGCGCCGTCGATGCCACGGAAGCCAATGACGACGGTCCGGACGGCCTGGACTCTCAGTTGGTCTTCAAGACGGATACCGGCGGCACCTGGTTTATCCGCGCCAACAGCCTGGAGGCGGGCGAAACCGGGGCCTATACCCTGACCCTGGCCAACGGTACGGCGCCCGTAGCGCCGTCTTCGTCCGGCGGTGAGGACGGCATCTTCCAATACCTGGCCATCTGCATGGCGGCGGACATCGCCATGGAAATGGACGGTCAGACGGTCGACGAAGACGACTCGCTGAAGATTTTCGAACTGCTGATGCTGGCAGGTGAGCAGGAAGGCATGTCGGAAGAAGACATTACCAATGCCGTCGCCGAATACGTCGCCGCCTGGACATCGGACCCGGAACTGATGCGGTCGTCGCCGCCGGCCACGGTGCGCGCCGAGTGCATCGCCACGATCGACGCCGCCTGATCTGTCAGCTGGCCGACGGCAAAAGGGCGTCTGCATAAGGCCGGTATCGACCTGTGCGGACGCCATCGGTCGCCCGCGCGATGTCGGGTGCGAAATAATGGTCGCTGCCATAGGCGGCGGCCGCTTCGCGCACGATGGCAAAGATGGCCTCCAGGCTGGGCGAGGTGGTCAGGGGGCGATGGAATTCGATCCCCTGGGCCGCGGCCAAAAGCTCGATGCCCACCACGGTCGCGGTGTTCTCGGCCATGTCCAGCAGGCGCCGCGCACCGTGGGTGGCCATGCTGACATGGTCTTCCTGATTGGCGCTGGTCGGGACGGTGTCGACGCTGCACGGATGGGCCAGCATCCGGTTTTCAGCGACCAAGGCGGCAGCCGTCACCTGGGCGATCATGAAGCCGGAGTTCAAGCCGGATTCCCGAACCAGAAACGCCGGAAGCTCGCTCATTTTCGGATCGACCAGAATGGCCGTGCGACGTTCGGAGATATTGCCGATCTCACACAGAACCATCGCCAGCTGATCAGCTGCGAAAGCAACGGGTTCGGCGTGAAAGTTCCCGCCCGACAACACGTCGCCGTCCTCAAAGAAGACCAACGGATTGTCGGTGACGGCGTTGGCTTCGCGCTGCAGTGTCGCGGCGGCTGAGGCGATGACGTCCAGCGCCGCCCCCATCACCTGGGGCTGGCAGCGCAGGGAGTAGGGATCCTGCACCTTGGAGTCGCCCTCGCGGTGGCTGTCTCGAATGGCGCTACCGCTCATCAGCTGGCGCAGGGTCGAGGCCACGGCGATCTGTCCGGGCTGACCGCGCAGGGCGTGGATGCGCGCATCAAATGGGGCATCCGAACCCTTCAGGGCATCGACCGACAGCGCACCGGCCGCGATCGCGGCGGCGAACACGGCCTCGGTCGCGAAAAGGCCGGCGAGCGCCAGGGCCGTCGAGCACTGGGTGCCGTTCAACAGGGCGAGGCCCTCTTTGGGCCCCAGGGTCAGCGGGGTCAGGCCCGCGCGGGCCAAGGCGACCTCGGCGTCCAGCACCTCACCGTTCTGCCGCGCCTCGCCGACGCCGATCAGGACGCAGGACATGTGGGCGAGGGGGGCCAGGTCGCCGGAGGCGCCGACCGATCCCTTGGATGGCACGCAGGGCAGGATATCGGCTTCCAGCAGGGCGATCAGGGCGTCGAGCGTCTGGCGGCGAATGCCCGAGGCCCCGCGCGACAGAGAGGCGATCTTGAGCACCATCATCAGGCGGGTGACGTTATCGGGCAGAAGCGGGCCGACGCCGCAGGCATGGCTGAGGACCAGATTGCGTTGCAGGGTCTCCAGATCCGACGTCGCGATCGAGGTATTGGCCAGGAGGCCAAAACCGGTGTTCACGCCATAGACGGTGCGCCCCTCGGCGACGATGGCGGCCACGGTGGCGGCCCCGCGCTCCACGTCGGACCAGGCCTCGGGGGTGAGGGCGATGGAGACGGGCCCATCCAGAACCGCGCGAAGCTGTTTCAGGGTCAGGGGGGATTGGCCTAGCGTGAGTTGGGTCATGGGGTCCTCAGGCTGGGCAGGTTCAGGCCGTGCTCGCGCGAGGCCTGGCGGGCGATGTCATATCCGGCGTCCGCATGGCGCATGACGCCGGTGGCGGGGTCGTTCCAGAGAACGCGCTCGAGGCGGCGGGCGGCCTCAGGCGTGCCGTCGGCGACGATGACGACGCCGGAATGCTGGGAATAGCCCATGCCGACGCCGCCGCCGTGATGCAGCGAGACCCAGCTGGCCCCTGAAGCGGTGTTCAAAAGGGCGTTGAGCAGGGGCCAGTCGGAGACGGCGTCGGAGCCGTCCATCATGGCCTCGGTCTCGCGGTTCGGACTGGCGACAGAACCGGAGTCCAGGTGATCGCGGCCGATGACGATGGGTCCGCTGAGTTCGCCCGAGGCCACCATGTCGTTGAACATCAGGCCGGCGCGGTGACGATCACCCAATCCAATCCAGCAAATGCGGGCTG
The genomic region above belongs to Brevundimonas vitisensis and contains:
- a CDS encoding PPC domain-containing protein — protein: MRRSTLLAATCAMALGLGAGSALAQTAPTLRIGGQVDATLTDQDATDPDGGFRYEDYRFTARAGQRLEAVMRSDVFDSYLEIYADGAEGQPLASDDDGLGEGLNSRLRFTPERAGTYVLRARTLSGLEGGAYSLSLAQRAAPPRLPRPTSIRVGQTLRGSLGSRDPETEEGVRFDHFSFRGAAGDRFTIALDSEAFDPVVSVGRMADGEFAELAYNDDFADTLNARLVFTLPTAGEYVIRATALGGEGGGDYTLSLLEGPPPVEAVPIAIGDTVEGELDEGDALNETGSRADAYRFTGTAGQRVRIGVSSDDFDTYLQLFQDANGVRTALVEDDDGAGQGTNSRLTHTLPADGSYVVEVRAFADGGAGAYSLVMSEAPPERVPEALAYGATIQGEIDAEDPTDDQERGFDTYRFDGVEGQRVQVIMRSGDFDAFLAISSADGEFSELASDDDGLGQGTDSRLTFTLPTTGSYVVRASPLVTQSDGLYSIELIDRGPQPVAGSVLVGETARGSLTDTDAMAPDGSFYDAYGFEAKAGETLIFTMVSNSVDAFLIVGRENGGEEIEVLASDDDSLSDTHAKVEWEVPDDGTYVVRAGTFGQAETGPYALTVSRKP
- the hutH gene encoding histidine ammonia-lyase, with the translated sequence MTQLTLGQSPLTLKQLRAVLDGPVSIALTPEAWSDVERGAATVAAIVAEGRTVYGVNTGFGLLANTSIATSDLETLQRNLVLSHACGVGPLLPDNVTRLMMVLKIASLSRGASGIRRQTLDALIALLEADILPCVPSKGSVGASGDLAPLAHMSCVLIGVGEARQNGEVLDAEVALARAGLTPLTLGPKEGLALLNGTQCSTALALAGLFATEAVFAAAIAAGALSVDALKGSDAPFDARIHALRGQPGQIAVASTLRQLMSGSAIRDSHREGDSKVQDPYSLRCQPQVMGAALDVIASAAATLQREANAVTDNPLVFFEDGDVLSGGNFHAEPVAFAADQLAMVLCEIGNISERRTAILVDPKMSELPAFLVRESGLNSGFMIAQVTAAALVAENRMLAHPCSVDTVPTSANQEDHVSMATHGARRLLDMAENTATVVGIELLAAAQGIEFHRPLTTSPSLEAIFAIVREAAAAYGSDHYFAPDIARATDGVRTGRYRPYADALLPSAS